A stretch of Zymoseptoria tritici IPO323 chromosome 1, whole genome shotgun sequence DNA encodes these proteins:
- the MgCHS1 gene encoding CHS1 chitin synthase, class I (chitin synthase), giving the protein MATNYPIVLTSTTMDLSRFPVAQWVQVHLHTRPTDFKHSQHTKSRICQTHTATARLTTTSTRMDTHRTRFSNKRTRDEEDDRPMLAPGTYGPDPHQAHPSPNPDLEGGYNDPPPPPVNAPIRRWKTVKEVQLFNGNLVLDCPIPPRLLNQVQHAQPPERDEFTHMRYSAATCDPSEFGKKRFTLRQRLFAKPRQTELFIVITMYNEEDELLARTLIGVIKNIEYMNSRTSSKTWGKEAWKKIVVCIVSDGRAKINPRTRSVLAAMGIYQDGIAKQQVNGVDVTAHIYEYTTQMTLEIKKGIVGVKKGNTPVQILFCLKEKNQKKINSHRWFFQAFGEVLQPNICVLIDAGTRPGRSSVYDLWKAFDREPMCGGACGEIKAMLEKGKNLINPLVAAQNFEYKMSNILDKPLESAFGFITVLPGAFSAYRFVALQNDKTGQGPLEKYFAGETMHGANAGIFTANMYLAEDRILCWELVSKRNCSWILQYVKSATGETDVPTEMADFILQRRRWLNGSFFAAVYSLAHFYQIFRSHHSLFRKLFFFVEFTYQAVNMLFAWFAIGNFFLVFRILTTSLSGEDLLGTAGLILSVTFEWLYLATLVTCFVLALGNRPQGSNKFYMAQVYFWAVIMAYLLFASVFITVKSVQAQVATQQGFSVDLLFKNKLFFTLIISMASTWLLYLIASILFLDPWHMITCFIQYLLLTPTYLNILNVYAFCNTHDITWGTKGDDKPEKLPAANLKPGGKVDVAIPTDDADLNTQYEQELRIFSTKYAAPKRVVTPEQKHEDYYKGFRSAVVLAWMFCNLALAAIVLNAGGMERVTPQKGDDEDEADSRAVIYMAVVLYSVAALAAVRFVGACWFLVTRLFRGV; this is encoded by the exons ATGGCTACCAACTATCCGATCGTCCTTACGTCCACCACGATGGACCTCTCGAGATTCCCAGTGGCCCAATGGGTCCAGGTTCATTTGCACACTCGACCGACAGACTTCAAGCACAGCCAACATACGAAGTCACGAATATGCCAAACACATACGGCCACGGCCAGGCTTACGACGACGAGCACTCGCATGGATACACACCGAACCCGTTTCAGCAACAAGCGCACGAGG gacgaggaggacgatcgGCCAATGCTTGCGCCTGGTACATACGGACCTGATCCTCACCAGGCACATCCGTCGCCAAACCCAGATCTCGAAGGTGGTTACAACGacccgccgccaccacccgTGAACGCTCCGATCAGAAGATGGAAAACGGTCAAGGAAGTGCAATTGTTCAATGGCAATTTGGTGTTGGATTGTCCGATTCCTCCGCGGTTGTTGAATCAGGTTCAGCATGCGCAACCACCAGAAAGAGACGAGTTTACACATATGCGATACAGCGCGGCGACTTGCGACCCTAGCGAGTTTGGCAAGAAGCGCTTCACCCTGCGACAGCGGCTGTTTGCGAAGCCTCGCCAGACTGAGTTGTTTATTGTCATCACGATGTacaacgaggaggacgagctGCTCGCACGGACGTTGATTGGTGTCATCAAGAATATCGAGTACATGAACTCGAGGACATCTTCAAAGACATGGGGAAAAGAGGCTTGGAAGAAGATTGTGGTCTGCATTGTTTCAGATGGTCGTGCAAAGATCAATCCTCGGACTCGATCTGTGCTCGCTGCGATGGGTATCTACCAGGATGGCATTGCAAAGCAGCAAGTCAACGGCGTGGATGTGACGGCACATATCTACGAATACACCACTCAGATGACGCTGGAGATCAAGAAGGGCATCGTCGGCGTGAAGAAGGGCAATACACCTGTGCAGATCCTGTTCTGCCTCAAGGAGAAGAATCAGAAGAAGATCAATTCGCACAGATGGTTCTTCCAAGCGTTCGGGGAGGTGTTGCAGCCCAACATTTGCGTGCTGATTGATGCTGGAACTCGCCCCGGACGAAGCAGTGTCTACGATTTGTGGAAGGCATTCGACCGAGAGCCGATGTGTGGTGGTGCTTGTGGTGAGATCAAGGCCATGTTGGAGAAGGGCAAAAATCTCATCAATCCTCTCGTTGCGGCGCAGAACTTTGAGTACAAGATGAGCAATATCCTCGACAAGCCATTGGAGAGTGCATTTGGCTTCATCACTGTGCTTCCGGGAGCTTTCTCAGCTTATCGATTTGTCGCCCTCCAGAACGACAAGACTGGCCAAGGACCATTGGAGAAGTACTTCGCTGGAGAGACGATGCATGGTGCGAATGCTGGCATTTTCACCGCCAACATGTATCTCGCGGAAGACAGAATCCTGTGTTGGGAGCTTGTCAGCAAGCGGAATTGCTCTTGGATTCTGCAGTATGTCAAGTCGGCTACCGGTGAGACCGATGTGCCGACTGAAATGGCAGACTTTATCTTgcagaggagaagatggCTCAACGGATCCTTCTTTGCTGCTGTCTATTCGCTGGCCCACTTCTACCAGATTTTCAGAAGTCATCACTCCCTCTTCCGGAAACTGTTCTTCTTTGTGGAATTCACGTACCAGGCAGTCAACATGCTGTTCGCTTGGTTTGCTATT GGCAACTTCTTCTTGGTATTCCGCATCCTCACTACCTCCCTCTCGGGCGAAGACCTTCTCGGCACGGCTGGCCTAATCTTATCCGTAACCTTTGAATGGCTCTACCTGGCCACCCTTGTCACCTGCTTCGTCCTCGCCCTCGGCAATCGACCTCAAGGCAGTAACAAGTTCTACATGGCGCAAGTCTACTTCTGGGCAGTCATCATGGCCTACCTTCTCTTCGCCTCGGTGTTCATCACAGTCAAGTCCGTGCAAGCGCAGGTCGCGACGCAACAGGGCTTTTCCGTCGATCTCCTCTTCAAGAACAAGCTCTTCTTCACCCTCATCATTTCAATGGCGTCGACTTGGCTTCTCTACCTCATCGCCTcgatcctcttcctcgatcCTTGGCACATGATCACCTGCTTCATCCAGTACCTCCTCCTTACCCCAACCTACCTCAACATCCTCAACGTCTACGCCTTCTGCAACACCCACGACATCACCTGGGGTACAAAGGGTGACGACAAACCCGAGAAGCTCCCGGCCGCAAACCTCAAACCCGGCGGCAAAGTCGACGTCGCCATCCCCACGGATGACGCCGATCTCAACACGCAATATGAGCAAGAGCTGCGCATCTTCAGCACGAAGTACGCCGCTCCCAAACGCGTCGTCACTCCCGAGCAGAAACATGAGGACTACTACAAGGGTTTCCGATCGGCGGTCGTTTTGGCGTGGATGTTCTGCAATCtggcgttggcggcgatTGTGTTGAATGCGGGTGGTATGGAGAGAGTGACGCCGCAGAAgggtgacgatgaggacgaggcggATTCGCGCGCGGTGATTTACATGGCCGTCGTGCTGTATTCGGTCGCGGCGCTGGCGGCGGTGAGGTTTGTTGGGGCGTGTTGGTTTTTGGTGACGAGGTTGTTCAGGGGTGTTTAg